A part of Astatotilapia calliptera chromosome 15, fAstCal1.2, whole genome shotgun sequence genomic DNA contains:
- the LOC113006672 gene encoding uncharacterized protein LOC113006672 isoform X1 gives MAEFRWIQMFSSVILMLQLSAAAADYSEFIIRDEGEVTLSCENVTDDQDKCDRTTWLLSQSNRAVVTLFENGKIHQGVKNKSDRLSVTAKCSLVIKKLTAEDVGQYTCRRFNKSGQKEGSDSVAELSVVNLTEYKDDDTVTLKCSVSTYKECKYTVKWLYGNKDLRMSQSACSVTFATSDHIYTSKNSEMLKCQVAHGGNVQEFIFSQSSGVWKFIVVALGLTVLIMSAFIGIIWKRVKGHKSQMNENAELSLNPAVTLSAPGTIQDSAESEYAVPYSSISYTNNTTSKAQVVGQDDDDEDDDTVTYITMKSHITSAAPSSDPSSLYAAVNKPVRDTC, from the exons ATGGCTGAATTCAGGTGGATTCAAATGTTTTCATCAGTGATACTAATGCTTCAATTGTCAG cagcagcagctgactaCTCTGAGTTTATTATCAGGGATGAAGGTGAGGTCACTTTGTCATGTGAAAATGTGACAGATGATCAAGATAAATGTGACAGAACTACCTGGCTCTTAAGTCAGTCAAATAGAGCCGTAGTAACACTGTTTGAAAACGGGAAGATTCACCAAGGGGtcaaaaataaatcagacagACTGAGTGTTACAGCAAAATGTTCTCTGGTTATAAAGAAGCTCACAGCTGAGGATGTTGGTCAGTACACCTGCAGAAGGTTCAACAAATCAGGACAAAAAGAAGGTTCAGACTCTGTAGCTGAGCTGTCTGTTGTTAACC TAACTGAATATAAGGATGATGACACAGTGACATTGAAGTGCTCTGTGTCCACATATAAAGAATGTAAATACACTGTGAAGTGGCTCTATGGTAACAAAGACCTGAGGATGTCACAGTCTGCCTGCAGTGTGACCTTTGCAACATCTGATCATATTTACACATCCAAGAACTCTGAGATGTTGAAGTGCCAAGTAGCACATGGTGGAAACGTGCAGGAGTTTATCTTCAGTCAATCTTCTG gtGTGTGGAAGTTTATTGTTGTAGCGCTGGGGTTAACAGTACTCATAATGAGTGCTTTCATAGGCATCATATGGAAGAGAGTTAAAG gacACAAATCACAGATGAATGAAAATGCT gaaCTCAGTTTAAACCCTGCAGTGACTCTGTCTGCTCCAGGAACCATTCAGGACTCT GCTGAATCTGAATACGCTGTTCCCTATTCCTCCATCAGCTACACTAACAACACCACCAGTAAAGCTCAG GTTGTAGGtcaagatgatgatgatgaagatgatgacacAGTGACCTACATCACCATGAAAAGTCACATCACTTCTGCTGCACCCTCCAGTGATCCCAGCAGCCTCTATGCTGCCGTTAACAAACCAGTGAGAGACACGTGTTGA
- the LOC113006672 gene encoding uncharacterized protein LOC113006672 isoform X2 encodes MAEFRWIQMFSSVILMLQLSAAADYSEFIIRDEGEVTLSCENVTDDQDKCDRTTWLLSQSNRAVVTLFENGKIHQGVKNKSDRLSVTAKCSLVIKKLTAEDVGQYTCRRFNKSGQKEGSDSVAELSVVNLTEYKDDDTVTLKCSVSTYKECKYTVKWLYGNKDLRMSQSACSVTFATSDHIYTSKNSEMLKCQVAHGGNVQEFIFSQSSGVWKFIVVALGLTVLIMSAFIGIIWKRVKGHKSQMNENAELSLNPAVTLSAPGTIQDSAESEYAVPYSSISYTNNTTSKAQVVGQDDDDEDDDTVTYITMKSHITSAAPSSDPSSLYAAVNKPVRDTC; translated from the exons ATGGCTGAATTCAGGTGGATTCAAATGTTTTCATCAGTGATACTAATGCTTCAATTGTCAG cagcagctgactaCTCTGAGTTTATTATCAGGGATGAAGGTGAGGTCACTTTGTCATGTGAAAATGTGACAGATGATCAAGATAAATGTGACAGAACTACCTGGCTCTTAAGTCAGTCAAATAGAGCCGTAGTAACACTGTTTGAAAACGGGAAGATTCACCAAGGGGtcaaaaataaatcagacagACTGAGTGTTACAGCAAAATGTTCTCTGGTTATAAAGAAGCTCACAGCTGAGGATGTTGGTCAGTACACCTGCAGAAGGTTCAACAAATCAGGACAAAAAGAAGGTTCAGACTCTGTAGCTGAGCTGTCTGTTGTTAACC TAACTGAATATAAGGATGATGACACAGTGACATTGAAGTGCTCTGTGTCCACATATAAAGAATGTAAATACACTGTGAAGTGGCTCTATGGTAACAAAGACCTGAGGATGTCACAGTCTGCCTGCAGTGTGACCTTTGCAACATCTGATCATATTTACACATCCAAGAACTCTGAGATGTTGAAGTGCCAAGTAGCACATGGTGGAAACGTGCAGGAGTTTATCTTCAGTCAATCTTCTG gtGTGTGGAAGTTTATTGTTGTAGCGCTGGGGTTAACAGTACTCATAATGAGTGCTTTCATAGGCATCATATGGAAGAGAGTTAAAG gacACAAATCACAGATGAATGAAAATGCT gaaCTCAGTTTAAACCCTGCAGTGACTCTGTCTGCTCCAGGAACCATTCAGGACTCT GCTGAATCTGAATACGCTGTTCCCTATTCCTCCATCAGCTACACTAACAACACCACCAGTAAAGCTCAG GTTGTAGGtcaagatgatgatgatgaagatgatgacacAGTGACCTACATCACCATGAAAAGTCACATCACTTCTGCTGCACCCTCCAGTGATCCCAGCAGCCTCTATGCTGCCGTTAACAAACCAGTGAGAGACACGTGTTGA
- the LOC113006673 gene encoding uncharacterized protein LOC113006673 isoform X1, with translation MMVTFRWIEMFLFFVLMLQFGGVNSGDLLLSFTVRDGDNVTLPCVNLINNHHNCDTTVWLFTDSRVTPTVELVILGQIKEKAKSDRLSVTAECSLVIKKVTAEDVGRYTCRQFRGNPGRQQGPDAVVFLSVVSMTEHKKAVEVTLNCSVWTYERCKHKVKWIHISEALDRDYSNLKTSESPCSAAVTFLNDAHSHISTYDFNCSVTTEGKKEQLFTFSTQSSGEKSNTATTIKSETTTGNTTKELEIMDDSTKLQGSCWYRLIIVPLGLAALIAAVVVINIWTRAGENVHT, from the exons ATGATGGTTACATTTAGATGGATAGaaatgtttctgttctttgtacTCATGCTTCAGTTTGGAG GAGTAAATAGTGGAGATCTTTTGCTCTCCTTCACTGTCAGAGATGGAGATAATGTCACTTTGCCTTGTGTAAATCTCATCAACAATCATCACAACTGTGACACTACTGTCTGGCTCTTCACTGATTCAAGAGTCACACCAACAGTAGAGCTGGTTATTCTTGgacaaatcaaagaaaaagcCAAATCAGACAGACTGAGTGTTACAGCAGAATGCTCACTGGTTATAAAGAAGGTCACAGCTGAGGATGTTGGTCGTTACACCTGCAGACAGTTTAGAGGCAATCCAGGGAGACAGCAAGGTCCAGATGCTGTGGTTTTTCTGTCTGTTGTTAGCA TGACTGAACACAAGAAAGCTGTTGAGGTGACTTTAAACTGCTCTGTGTGGACATATGAACGgtgcaaacacaaagtgaagtGGATCCATATCAGTGAAGCTCTGGATAGAGATtactcaaatttaaaaacatcGGAGTctccctgctctgctgctgtgaCTTTTCTGAATGATGCACACAGTCATATATCAACTTATGACTTTAACTGTAGCGTAacaacagaaggaaaaaaagagcagcttTTTACCTTCAGCACTCAGTCATCAG GTGAGAAATCAaatactgcaacaacaataaaatcagAAACTACAACTGGAAACACAACAAAAGAGCTGGAAATCATGGATGATTCAACAAAATTACAAG GCTCATGCTGGTACAGGCTCATCATAGTGCCTCTGGGTTTAGCAGCACTTATAGCAGCTGTTGTGGTCATCAACATCTGGACAAGAGCTGGTGAGAATGTTCACACATAA
- the LOC113006673 gene encoding uncharacterized protein LOC113006673 isoform X2 — MMVTFRWIEMFLFFVLMLQFGGVNSGDLLLSFTVRDGDNVTLPCVNLINNHHNCDTTVWLFTDSRVTPTVELVILGQIKEKAKSDRLSVTAECSLVIKKVTAEDVGRYTCRQFRGNPGRQQGPDAVVFLSVVSMTEHKKAVEVTLNCSVWTYERCKHKVKWIHISEALDRDYSNLKTSESPCSAAVTFLNDAHSHISTYDFNCSVTTEGKKEQLFTFSTQSSGEKSNTATTIKSETTTGNTTKELEIMDDSTKLQGSCWYRLIIVPLGLAALIAAVVVINIWTRAGV, encoded by the exons ATGATGGTTACATTTAGATGGATAGaaatgtttctgttctttgtacTCATGCTTCAGTTTGGAG GAGTAAATAGTGGAGATCTTTTGCTCTCCTTCACTGTCAGAGATGGAGATAATGTCACTTTGCCTTGTGTAAATCTCATCAACAATCATCACAACTGTGACACTACTGTCTGGCTCTTCACTGATTCAAGAGTCACACCAACAGTAGAGCTGGTTATTCTTGgacaaatcaaagaaaaagcCAAATCAGACAGACTGAGTGTTACAGCAGAATGCTCACTGGTTATAAAGAAGGTCACAGCTGAGGATGTTGGTCGTTACACCTGCAGACAGTTTAGAGGCAATCCAGGGAGACAGCAAGGTCCAGATGCTGTGGTTTTTCTGTCTGTTGTTAGCA TGACTGAACACAAGAAAGCTGTTGAGGTGACTTTAAACTGCTCTGTGTGGACATATGAACGgtgcaaacacaaagtgaagtGGATCCATATCAGTGAAGCTCTGGATAGAGATtactcaaatttaaaaacatcGGAGTctccctgctctgctgctgtgaCTTTTCTGAATGATGCACACAGTCATATATCAACTTATGACTTTAACTGTAGCGTAacaacagaaggaaaaaaagagcagcttTTTACCTTCAGCACTCAGTCATCAG GTGAGAAATCAaatactgcaacaacaataaaatcagAAACTACAACTGGAAACACAACAAAAGAGCTGGAAATCATGGATGATTCAACAAAATTACAAG GCTCATGCTGGTACAGGCTCATCATAGTGCCTCTGGGTTTAGCAGCACTTATAGCAGCTGTTGTGGTCATCAACATCTGGACAAGAGCTG GTGTGTAA
- the LOC113006671 gene encoding uncharacterized protein LOC113006671 yields the protein MMAEFRWIHMFLSVILMLQLTGTLSGDLSLSFTVRDGDKVTLPCENVMKNHHNCNAINWLFIESRSTPAVELVNHGQIKEKAKSDRLSVRAECSLVIKKVTAEDVGRYTCRQFRGNPGRQQGPDAVVYLSDVIMTEQKNTDQVTLNCSVWTYERCKHKLKWIHDSGGLNRDYSNLKTLQSSCSAAVTFIKSSYSHISNSDFKCSVTTEENKEQLFTFRPQSSDTVTSATTRTTRTSRTSRTTSQTDDPGAALVWPYILVAVISAALLIFAVKLIVLKRGTKTQANENADHEDGVSYISISYTNKANSENKVRDKCESDETVTYSTVKASSTDPSSLYATIE from the exons ATGATGGCTGAATTCAGATGGATTCACATGTTTTTATCAGTGATACTAATGCTTCAATTAACAG GAACACTAAGTGGAGATCTTTCACTCTCCTTCACTGTCAGAGATGGAGATAAAGTCACTTTGCCTTGTGAAAATGTGATGAAGAATCATCACAACTGTAACGCTATCAACTGGCTCTTCATTGAATCAAGAAGCACACCAGCAGTAGAGCTGGTTAATCATGGACAGATCAAAGAAAAGGCCAAATCAGACAGACTGAGTGTTAGAGCAGAATGCTCACTGGTTATAAAGAAGGTCACAGCTGAGGATGTTGGTCGTTACACCTGCAGACAGTTTAGAGGCAATCCAGGGAGACAGCAAGGTCCAGATGCTGTGGTTTATCTGTCTGATGTCATCA TGACTGAACAGAAGAACACTGATCAAGTGACTTTAAACTGCTCTGTGTGGACATATGAACGGTGTAAACACAAACTGAAGTGGATCCATGACAGTGGAGGTCTGAATAGAGATtactcaaatttaaaaacattacagtcgtcctgctctgctgctgttacTTTTATAAAGTCATCATACAGTCACATATCTAACTCTGACTTTAAGTGTAGCGTaacaacagaagaaaacaaagagcagcTTTTTACCTTCAGGCCTCAGTCATCAG ATACAGTAACATCagcaacaacaagaacaacaagaaCATCAAGAACATCAAGAACAACATCACAGACTGATGACCcag GTGCAGCTCTGGTGTGGCCGTACATCCTCGTGGCTGTTAtttcagcagcacttttaatCTTTGCTGTGAAACTGATTGTACTGAAGAGAG ggaCCAAAACACAAGCCAATGAAAAT GCAGATCATGAAGATGGTGTTTCCTACATCTCCATCAGCTACACCAACAAGGCTAACAGTGAAAATAAA GTTCGGGATAAATGTGAGAGTGATGAGACAGTTACCTACTCCACTGTGAAAGCTTCCTCCACAGATCCCAGCAGCCTCTATGCTACCATAGAgtaa
- the LOC113006670 gene encoding uncharacterized protein LOC113006670 isoform X1 codes for MIEHKFFNISLFLLLLFSGDLSGDLSLSFTVRDGDKVTLPCENMIKNHHSCDTTTWLFTDSRGKAAVELVNLGQIKETVKSDRLSVTAECSLVIKKVTAEDVGRYTCRQFRGNPGKQQGPDAVVYLSDVIMTEQKSRDQVTLNCSVQVHGHCEHKVKWIHYSEGLNRDYSNIKTLQSSCSATVTFVNSLYSHISNSDFKCNVTTEDGKEQLFTFSPHSSGEQTNKQTITTTTVKLEITIGNTVRAGLGTKELESMEGSRKLQSNANLSSVSFFLRFLNFRMKSLRFVLCVLQRKIHFKYAFRVFFIFPGWSLYRLIIVALGLAALNAAVVIVNIWIRVGKKAQMEENTMCKDEVDDGAVNYENVQSSDEV; via the exons ATGATTGAACACAAATTCTTCaacatttctctgtttctgttgcTTCTTTTTTCAG GAGATCTAAGTGGAGATCTTTCACTCTCCTTCACTGTCAGAGATGGAGATAAAGTCACTTTGCCTTGTGAAAACATGATCAAAAACCATCACAGCTGTGACACTACCACCTGGCTCTTCACTGATTCAAGAGGAAAAGCAGCAGTAGAGCTGGTTAATCTTGGACAAATCAAAGAAACAGTCAAATCAGACAGACTGAGTGTTACAGCAGAATGTTCACTGGTTATAAAGAAGGTCACAGCTGAGGATGTTGGTCGTTACACCTGCAGACAGTTTAGAGGCAATCCAGGGAAACAGCAAGGTCCAGATGCTGTGGTTTATCTGTCTGATGTCATCA TGACTGAACAGAAGAGCAGGGATCAGGTGACTTTAAACTGCTCTGTGCAGGTACATGGACATTGTGAACACAAAGTGAAGTGGATTCATTACAGTGAAGGTCTGAATAGAGATTactcaaacataaaaacattacaGTCGTCCTGCTCTGCTACTGTGACTTTTGTAAATTCTTTATACAGTCACATATCTAACTCTGACTTTAAGTGTAACGTAACAACAGAAGATGGCAAAGAGCAGCTTTTTACCTTCAGCCCTCATTCATCAG gtgaacaaacaaacaaacaaacaattacaacaacaacagttaaATTGGAAATCACAATTGGAAATACAGTAAGAGCAGGTCTGGGGACAAAAGAGTTGGAAAGCATGGAAGGTTCAAGAAAATTACAAAGTAATGCCAACTTGTCCTCTGTATCATTTTTCCTCCGCTTTCTGAATTTCAGAATGAAAAGTTTGaggtttgtgttgtgtgttttgcaaagaaaaatacatttcaaatatGCTTTTCGTGTTTTCTTTATCTTCCCAGGCTGGTCCTTGTACAGGCTCATCATAGTGGCTCTGGGTTTAGCAGCACTTAATGCTGCTGTTGTGATCGTCAACATCTGGATAAGAGTTG GGAAAAAAGCACAGATGGAGGAAAACACG ATGTGCAAAGATGAGGTTGATGATGGAGCAGTGAACTATGAAAATGTCCAATCTTCTGATGAAGTTTGA
- the LOC113006670 gene encoding uncharacterized protein LOC113006670 isoform X2, with protein MIEHKFFNISLFLLLLFSGDLSGDLSLSFTVRDGDKVTLPCENMIKNHHSCDTTTWLFTDSRGKAAVELVNLGQIKETVKSDRLSVTAECSLVIKKVTAEDVGRYTCRQFRGNPGKQQGPDAVVYLSDVIMTEQKSRDQVTLNCSVQVHGHCEHKVKWIHYSEGLNRDYSNIKTLQSSCSATVTFVNSLYSHISNSDFKCNVTTEDGKEQLFTFSPHSSGEQTNKQTITTTTVKLEITIGNTVRAGLGTKELESMEGSRKLQSWSLYRLIIVALGLAALNAAVVIVNIWIRVGKKAQMEENTMCKDEVDDGAVNYENVQSSDEV; from the exons ATGATTGAACACAAATTCTTCaacatttctctgtttctgttgcTTCTTTTTTCAG GAGATCTAAGTGGAGATCTTTCACTCTCCTTCACTGTCAGAGATGGAGATAAAGTCACTTTGCCTTGTGAAAACATGATCAAAAACCATCACAGCTGTGACACTACCACCTGGCTCTTCACTGATTCAAGAGGAAAAGCAGCAGTAGAGCTGGTTAATCTTGGACAAATCAAAGAAACAGTCAAATCAGACAGACTGAGTGTTACAGCAGAATGTTCACTGGTTATAAAGAAGGTCACAGCTGAGGATGTTGGTCGTTACACCTGCAGACAGTTTAGAGGCAATCCAGGGAAACAGCAAGGTCCAGATGCTGTGGTTTATCTGTCTGATGTCATCA TGACTGAACAGAAGAGCAGGGATCAGGTGACTTTAAACTGCTCTGTGCAGGTACATGGACATTGTGAACACAAAGTGAAGTGGATTCATTACAGTGAAGGTCTGAATAGAGATTactcaaacataaaaacattacaGTCGTCCTGCTCTGCTACTGTGACTTTTGTAAATTCTTTATACAGTCACATATCTAACTCTGACTTTAAGTGTAACGTAACAACAGAAGATGGCAAAGAGCAGCTTTTTACCTTCAGCCCTCATTCATCAG gtgaacaaacaaacaaacaaacaattacaacaacaacagttaaATTGGAAATCACAATTGGAAATACAGTAAGAGCAGGTCTGGGGACAAAAGAGTTGGAAAGCATGGAAGGTTCAAGAAAATTACAAA GCTGGTCCTTGTACAGGCTCATCATAGTGGCTCTGGGTTTAGCAGCACTTAATGCTGCTGTTGTGATCGTCAACATCTGGATAAGAGTTG GGAAAAAAGCACAGATGGAGGAAAACACG ATGTGCAAAGATGAGGTTGATGATGGAGCAGTGAACTATGAAAATGTCCAATCTTCTGATGAAGTTTGA
- the LOC113006670 gene encoding uncharacterized protein LOC113006670 isoform X3: protein MIEHKFFNISLFLLLLFSGDLSGDLSLSFTVRDGDKVTLPCENMIKNHHSCDTTTWLFTDSRGKAAVELVNLGQIKETVKSDRLSVTAECSLVIKKVTAEDVGRYTCRQFRGNPGKQQGPDAVVYLSDVIMTEQKSRDQVTLNCSVQVHGHCEHKVKWIHYSEGLNRDYSNIKTLQSSCSATVTFVNSLYSHISNSDFKCNVTTEDGKEQLFTFSPHSSGWSLYRLIIVALGLAALNAAVVIVNIWIRVGKKAQMEENTMCKDEVDDGAVNYENVQSSDEV, encoded by the exons ATGATTGAACACAAATTCTTCaacatttctctgtttctgttgcTTCTTTTTTCAG GAGATCTAAGTGGAGATCTTTCACTCTCCTTCACTGTCAGAGATGGAGATAAAGTCACTTTGCCTTGTGAAAACATGATCAAAAACCATCACAGCTGTGACACTACCACCTGGCTCTTCACTGATTCAAGAGGAAAAGCAGCAGTAGAGCTGGTTAATCTTGGACAAATCAAAGAAACAGTCAAATCAGACAGACTGAGTGTTACAGCAGAATGTTCACTGGTTATAAAGAAGGTCACAGCTGAGGATGTTGGTCGTTACACCTGCAGACAGTTTAGAGGCAATCCAGGGAAACAGCAAGGTCCAGATGCTGTGGTTTATCTGTCTGATGTCATCA TGACTGAACAGAAGAGCAGGGATCAGGTGACTTTAAACTGCTCTGTGCAGGTACATGGACATTGTGAACACAAAGTGAAGTGGATTCATTACAGTGAAGGTCTGAATAGAGATTactcaaacataaaaacattacaGTCGTCCTGCTCTGCTACTGTGACTTTTGTAAATTCTTTATACAGTCACATATCTAACTCTGACTTTAAGTGTAACGTAACAACAGAAGATGGCAAAGAGCAGCTTTTTACCTTCAGCCCTCATTCATCAG GCTGGTCCTTGTACAGGCTCATCATAGTGGCTCTGGGTTTAGCAGCACTTAATGCTGCTGTTGTGATCGTCAACATCTGGATAAGAGTTG GGAAAAAAGCACAGATGGAGGAAAACACG ATGTGCAAAGATGAGGTTGATGATGGAGCAGTGAACTATGAAAATGTCCAATCTTCTGATGAAGTTTGA